A part of Terriglobia bacterium genomic DNA contains:
- a CDS encoding carboxypeptidase-like regulatory domain-containing protein has translation MSYVRQIALAAAACLCLLSLGAASLAASEHHGQVKFAGVPVPGATVTAVQGEKKLVTITDAMGNYSFPDLSDGVWTIQVEMLCFSAERRDMTIAAEGSAAEWELKLLPLKEINAETRMLAVSEAASKPQSGVSAGAKDANRLKGLQVEPRKAEPAQPPGANAQGSFQRAELNAAAADASVGAAATDRDSGAFRGQSSDELVQRASDGFLINGSANNSASSPFALRPAFGNMRKGMRSLYSGNFGLVLDNSALDARSYSFTGQNTAKPSYNRLSGSASFGGPLRIPHLMTNGPMFVVTYQFARNRNATTQPGRMPTLAERGGDFSQTVNSLGQPVQIFDPTTGLQFPGNVVPKDRISPPTKALLDLYPPAMFAGSDRYNYQIPIVGTSHMDGVQSRLSRTIGRNNYLSGGFEYQSTRSSSPNLFGFLDKSNSSGINGNVNWRRSFTMRFVMNFGYQYSRMVSRNTPFFSSRRNVSGEAGISGNNQDPINWGPPNLSFSGGATGLSDAQASFNRNQTNSFTSSTFWSRGRHGMTCGADFRRQQFNYLAQQDARGSFMFTGAATQARVNGIAVPGTGYDLADFILGIPDTSSIAYGNADKYFRASMYDAYFTDDFRVNSEFTLNIGLRWEYGSPITELYGRLVNLDIAPGFTAAVPVIAYDPVGGITGQTYPDSLVHPDKHAFQPRIGIAWRPFPASSLVIRAGYGIYFDTSVYNAIAMQMAQQSPLSKSLSVQNSPDHPLTLANGFYSSPATTPQIFAVDPNLRVGYVQTWQLSIQRDLPFALQMNATYLGNKGTRGMQRFVPNTYPAGVTSPCPSCPAGFIYLTSNGNSNRHAGQILLRRRLHNGFTATLAYTFSKSIDDAAIGGRGQGSAVIAQNWLDLSAERALSNFDQRHLMNLQLQYASGTGVAGGMLMGGWRGRLLKEWTFASQITAGSGLPLTPVYPGAVGGTGVTGPLRPDYTGASLYAAPQGLFLNPLAYVAPAAGHWGNAGRNSIAGPAQFSLIASMGRTFRVRDRISLDLRIDATNAFNHVTFISWNTMVGGPQFGLPNGAGPMRSMQTTLRARF, from the coding sequence ATGAGTTACGTTCGACAGATTGCTCTTGCGGCCGCCGCATGCCTGTGTCTCCTTTCCCTCGGCGCTGCGAGCCTGGCGGCCTCGGAACATCACGGACAGGTGAAGTTCGCAGGCGTGCCTGTGCCCGGCGCTACGGTCACTGCGGTCCAAGGCGAGAAGAAACTTGTAACCATCACAGACGCCATGGGGAACTACTCGTTTCCCGATCTTTCCGATGGAGTCTGGACGATTCAGGTCGAAATGCTTTGTTTTTCGGCCGAGAGACGGGACATGACCATCGCGGCGGAGGGGAGCGCTGCGGAATGGGAGCTGAAGCTGCTCCCGCTGAAGGAAATCAATGCGGAAACCAGAATGCTTGCGGTATCCGAGGCCGCATCAAAGCCGCAATCCGGTGTTTCTGCCGGTGCGAAGGATGCGAATAGACTCAAAGGCCTGCAAGTAGAGCCTCGCAAGGCCGAACCAGCGCAGCCGCCGGGAGCCAATGCGCAGGGGAGCTTTCAGCGCGCTGAGTTGAACGCTGCTGCAGCCGATGCTTCGGTGGGCGCCGCGGCAACGGATCGCGATTCGGGGGCGTTCAGAGGCCAGAGCTCCGACGAGCTAGTCCAGCGCGCCTCCGACGGCTTTCTCATCAACGGCAGCGCCAATAACTCAGCCAGTTCTCCTTTTGCCCTGAGGCCCGCGTTCGGCAACATGCGCAAAGGCATGCGGTCGCTTTACAGCGGTAACTTTGGCCTGGTCCTGGACAACTCCGCGTTGGACGCACGCTCGTATTCCTTCACCGGGCAGAACACGGCCAAGCCGTCCTACAATCGCCTGTCGGGCTCGGCTTCGTTCGGCGGCCCGCTGAGGATTCCGCACCTGATGACAAATGGGCCCATGTTTGTGGTCACCTACCAGTTTGCGCGAAACCGCAATGCCACGACGCAACCGGGCCGGATGCCGACGCTGGCGGAGCGCGGCGGAGATTTCTCGCAGACCGTGAATTCCCTCGGGCAGCCGGTGCAGATCTTTGATCCCACGACCGGCTTGCAGTTTCCCGGCAACGTCGTGCCGAAGGATCGAATCAGTCCTCCGACCAAAGCTCTATTGGACCTTTATCCACCCGCGATGTTTGCCGGCAGCGATCGCTACAACTATCAGATCCCCATCGTCGGGACTTCTCATATGGATGGAGTCCAATCTCGTCTCAGCCGCACAATCGGCCGCAACAATTATCTCTCCGGCGGCTTCGAATATCAGTCGACGCGTTCGAGCAGCCCGAACCTTTTCGGCTTTCTGGATAAATCGAATTCTTCGGGCATCAATGGGAACGTCAACTGGAGGCGCAGCTTCACGATGCGGTTCGTGATGAATTTCGGCTACCAGTACAGCCGCATGGTTTCCAGAAACACGCCGTTCTTCTCGAGCCGCCGCAATGTTTCCGGCGAGGCCGGGATCTCCGGCAACAACCAGGATCCGATAAACTGGGGGCCGCCGAACCTGTCGTTCTCGGGCGGCGCGACGGGATTATCCGATGCGCAGGCGTCCTTCAACCGCAATCAGACAAACTCGTTCACCTCCAGCACGTTCTGGAGTCGCGGCCGCCATGGCATGACCTGCGGGGCAGATTTCCGGAGGCAGCAGTTCAACTACCTGGCGCAGCAGGATGCGCGCGGCTCGTTCATGTTTACGGGTGCGGCCACGCAAGCCAGAGTGAATGGCATTGCGGTGCCGGGCACGGGCTACGATCTGGCCGATTTCATTCTGGGAATACCCGACACCAGTTCGATCGCCTACGGCAATGCCGACAAGTACTTTCGCGCGTCCATGTACGACGCCTACTTCACCGACGATTTCAGGGTCAATTCGGAATTTACCTTGAACATAGGGCTGCGCTGGGAATACGGCTCGCCGATCACTGAGCTGTACGGCCGCCTGGTAAACCTTGACATTGCCCCCGGCTTTACGGCCGCAGTCCCTGTGATTGCGTACGATCCGGTCGGCGGCATCACGGGGCAAACATATCCTGACTCCCTCGTTCATCCGGACAAACACGCCTTCCAGCCGCGCATCGGCATCGCCTGGCGCCCGTTCCCCGCGTCATCGCTGGTCATTCGCGCCGGCTACGGCATTTATTTCGACACTTCAGTCTATAACGCCATTGCCATGCAGATGGCCCAGCAATCGCCGCTATCGAAGAGCCTCAGCGTGCAGAACAGCCCGGATCACCCGCTCACTCTGGCAAACGGGTTCTACAGTTCTCCGGCGACCACGCCCCAGATCTTTGCCGTCGATCCGAACTTGCGCGTCGGTTACGTGCAAACCTGGCAGCTTTCCATTCAGCGCGATCTGCCGTTTGCGCTGCAGATGAACGCCACGTACCTGGGGAACAAAGGCACGCGAGGGATGCAGCGGTTTGTGCCCAACACGTATCCTGCCGGAGTGACGAGTCCCTGTCCTTCCTGTCCGGCGGGATTCATTTATCTGACCTCGAACGGCAACTCGAACCGGCACGCCGGACAGATTCTACTACGGCGGCGGCTGCACAACGGCTTTACCGCTACCCTTGCGTACACTTTCTCGAAATCGATCGACGACGCTGCAATCGGCGGACGGGGTCAGGGAAGTGCGGTGATCGCGCAAAACTGGCTCGATCTCAGCGCGGAGCGTGCTCTGTCGAACTTCGATCAACGTCATCTGATGAACCTGCAGCTGCAGTACGCAAGCGGAACAGGTGTAGCCGGCGGCATGCTGATGGGCGGCTGGAGGGGACGACTCCTGAAGGAATGGACTTTTGCCTCGCAGATCACGGCAGGCAGCGGTCTTCCCCTGACGCCCGTTTATCCTGGAGCCGTCGGCGGGACCGGGGTCACCGGGCCGCTGCGGCCGGACTACACAGGAGCCTCGCTTTATGCTGCTCCGCAGGGACTTTTTCTGAATCCGCTCGCTTACGTCGCTCCAGCCGCAGGTCATTGGGGAAATGCCGGCAGGAACTCGATTGCCGGTCCTGCCCAGTTCTCGCTGATCGCCTCGATGGGCCGCACGTTTCGGGTGCGAGATCGCATCAGCCTCGATCTCCGCATAGACGCCACAAATGCGTTCAATCATGTCACCTTCATCAGCTGGAACACAATGGTGGGCGGCCCGCAATTCGGCCTGCCGAACGGCGCCGGTCCAATGCGCAGCATGCAAACCACTCTGCGGGCGAGGTTTTAA
- a CDS encoding VWA domain-containing protein: protein MRLIATATLFLWTIASEGQQVGQNAPMTATPQTTFKTSTQLVIENVAVTDKSGNSIEGLTAKDFTVTEDGVPQEITVFEYQKLPEAPDTTPTLEPVRPILLDKLPRTQISPEMSGKIKYSDRRLLALYFDMTAMQSPDQLRALNAAIRFVHTQMTPADLISMFMFSGGAVRVLSDFTADRDRLLSIIETMIVGENENAEAIPDDADTGAAFGQDDSEFNIFNTDRQLAALQTAVSYLSTLSEKKSLIYFASGLRLSGVDNQAQLQATINAAIRAGVSFWPIDARGLMAQAPMGDATRGSPGGVSMYTGGAAMAMMTNFQRSQDTLWALAADTGGKSLLDSNDLARGIVEAQKATSSYYIIGYYASNAALDGKFRRIRISLNNGQPASLDYRQGYYAGKLFEKFTAADKERQLEEALMLGDPITELTIAMEIDYFQLNRAEYYVPLVVKIPGRELALARRSGAEHTLIDFIGEVKDDYGTTIRNVRDKVDIKLSDATAAELAKRPIQYDTGFTLLPGKYKIKFLARDAETGRIGTYQTNFTIPNLNREEIRIPISSVVLSSQLVYLRDALYSVGKDKAREKINAVNPLVHEGMKLIPSVTRVFSQSRDMYVYLQAYDRATPSLQPLVAYVTFFRGQTKAFETAPLEVTDTPGPVSKAMDLRFSLSLSKLPPGEYICQVTVISPSGRKVAFWQAPIMLIQ from the coding sequence ATGAGGCTGATCGCGACAGCAACTCTGTTTTTATGGACTATTGCTTCGGAAGGGCAGCAGGTCGGCCAGAACGCGCCCATGACCGCGACGCCGCAGACCACGTTTAAGACGAGCACCCAACTTGTGATCGAGAACGTCGCCGTCACGGACAAAAGCGGCAACTCGATCGAGGGCTTGACAGCCAAGGATTTCACGGTCACGGAAGACGGCGTGCCCCAGGAGATCACTGTCTTTGAATACCAGAAGCTGCCTGAGGCTCCGGACACGACCCCGACGTTGGAGCCAGTCCGGCCGATACTCCTCGATAAGCTGCCTCGCACCCAGATCTCGCCCGAAATGTCGGGTAAGATCAAATACAGCGATCGTCGCCTCCTGGCACTGTACTTCGACATGACCGCAATGCAGTCTCCCGACCAGCTGCGCGCGCTAAACGCGGCCATCAGGTTTGTGCACACGCAGATGACGCCTGCGGACCTGATATCGATGTTCATGTTTTCCGGTGGCGCGGTCCGCGTGCTGTCGGACTTTACCGCCGATCGGGACCGGCTGCTGAGCATCATCGAGACCATGATCGTCGGCGAAAATGAGAACGCCGAGGCGATCCCGGACGATGCGGACACCGGCGCGGCCTTCGGCCAGGACGACAGCGAGTTCAACATCTTCAACACCGATCGCCAGCTGGCCGCGCTCCAGACAGCAGTGAGCTATCTATCAACTCTGAGCGAGAAAAAATCGCTTATTTATTTCGCCAGCGGCTTGAGGCTGAGCGGCGTCGATAATCAGGCGCAATTGCAGGCTACTATCAACGCCGCGATCCGCGCGGGGGTCTCTTTCTGGCCGATCGACGCGCGCGGCCTGATGGCTCAGGCTCCCATGGGAGACGCCACCCGGGGATCGCCGGGCGGCGTGTCGATGTATACGGGCGGCGCCGCCATGGCGATGATGACGAACTTCCAGAGGTCACAAGATACGCTGTGGGCCCTGGCAGCCGATACCGGCGGTAAGTCTCTGCTCGACAGCAACGACCTGGCGCGGGGAATCGTCGAGGCGCAGAAAGCCACCTCCAGCTATTACATCATCGGTTATTACGCCAGCAACGCGGCTCTGGACGGCAAATTCCGCCGGATTAGGATCTCGCTCAACAACGGGCAGCCCGCCTCTTTGGACTATCGCCAGGGCTATTATGCCGGCAAACTGTTCGAGAAGTTTACCGCTGCAGACAAAGAAAGGCAGCTGGAGGAAGCGCTGATGTTGGGCGATCCGATCACGGAGCTCACCATCGCCATGGAGATCGACTACTTCCAGCTGAACCGTGCCGAATACTACGTACCGCTGGTGGTGAAGATTCCTGGGCGGGAGCTGGCGCTGGCCCGGCGCAGCGGCGCCGAGCACACGCTTATTGATTTTATCGGCGAGGTGAAGGACGACTACGGCACGACCATCCGGAACGTGCGCGACAAGGTGGACATCAAGCTGAGTGACGCAACCGCCGCGGAACTGGCGAAACGTCCGATTCAATACGACACCGGTTTTACCCTTCTTCCGGGAAAATACAAGATCAAGTTTCTGGCGCGCGATGCCGAAACCGGCAGAATCGGGACTTATCAGACCAACTTCACGATCCCGAATCTGAACCGGGAGGAGATACGGATTCCGATCAGCTCGGTGGTTCTGAGCAGCCAGCTTGTCTATCTCCGGGATGCTCTTTATAGCGTAGGGAAAGACAAGGCTCGGGAAAAGATCAATGCCGTGAATCCCCTGGTGCATGAGGGGATGAAGCTGATTCCCAGTGTGACGCGGGTGTTCAGCCAATCCCGGGACATGTACGTCTATCTGCAGGCTTACGACCGGGCCACGCCAAGCCTCCAGCCGCTGGTGGCATATGTTACTTTCTTCAGAGGGCAGACCAAGGCGTTTGAAACGGCGCCGCTCGAGGTGACCGACACTCCCGGCCCCGTTTCGAAGGCGATGGATTTGCGGTTCAGCTTATCTCTCAGCAAACTACCTCCCGGCGAATACATCTGCCAGGTAACGGTGATCAGCCCGAGCGGCCGGAAAGTCGCATTCTGGCAAGCCCCGATCATGCTCATCCAATAG
- a CDS encoding ABC transporter permease, whose translation MSDPSRLYRLLLRLYPARFREEYAALLQLQFQDDYRGVRGRPALLAFWARVLCDLAVSIPTEIGHEVSQDVRTSARVYWRRPLATGLAVIALAMAIGVTTGVFSVLNGVLFRSLPFREPERLVQIWMFRFRGQGEVKDWGNHSAYLAEAAETSTLEVNLDRGAEAKRVTVTEVSSNFFQVLGVEPELGRAFAPDEDTRGPGVVVIGYGLWRDFWSGDRDVLGSTVRVNGVPLTVIGIAPRGFDYPSRTSMWAAVPKGLPRGYGVWDSDIVGRVKPGIPMPQAKAMFTTELRRVYPQRNIEFMMRNARFMPLRDELAGPVSRASAVLFAAVLLVLCIACANVAQLLLSRTNERRLEMSIRAALGASRSRLLQQLITEATVLTLLGTILGLPVAWWASALATRFEPAPLAAQSYVVLDWRVLAFMAAATVGTGVIFGLLPALTIRRMQPVDEIIRSQPGVAGSGPGKVRTSLVALQAALTVALLAGCIMMGRSFLKLLGADLGYQTTQVVTMRASVAGIYDKNRELQFYSAALERLRATPGVESAGAVRYLPLIDSDWRLLNTNMSSESGAMVSGHVVGNTVTSGYFGAMGIHFVAGRDFTAAEYAARDHVVIVDESFAQRSGLGTRIVGTRGYLGKVPYTIVGVVRDIWLGGPASKQNMLIYQPLEEKSAPGYLTFVARVRGRADAYLQACRTAVQGVDPRIPIYDAATLDQRLSGNLLRPRFYTTAILFLGVFAMVLAAIGIYGVASYSVTQRTHEIGVRIAIGAAPGKIRAAIVRQGMVPVIAGMCAGVAGAIVSGKFLTSLMSSSEPLRMQTCILGVLLLTLTALAAIWFATSRVIRIDPMAALKSE comes from the coding sequence ATGAGCGACCCGTCCCGGCTCTATCGCCTTCTGCTGCGGCTATACCCTGCCCGATTCCGTGAGGAATATGCGGCGCTCCTGCAACTCCAGTTTCAGGATGACTATCGCGGAGTTCGCGGCCGGCCGGCGCTCCTCGCTTTCTGGGCGCGCGTGCTCTGCGATCTGGCTGTCTCGATTCCGACGGAGATCGGGCACGAAGTGTCGCAGGATGTGCGAACATCCGCCCGCGTCTACTGGCGGCGCCCCCTGGCAACCGGCCTCGCCGTGATCGCTTTGGCCATGGCCATCGGTGTCACCACCGGCGTCTTCAGCGTTCTGAACGGCGTGCTATTCCGGAGCCTGCCCTTCCGCGAACCGGAGAGACTGGTGCAGATTTGGATGTTCCGTTTCCGCGGTCAAGGTGAAGTGAAGGACTGGGGAAATCACAGCGCATATCTCGCGGAAGCAGCGGAAACCTCGACGTTAGAGGTGAACTTGGATCGGGGTGCCGAGGCGAAGCGCGTCACCGTTACGGAGGTTTCCAGCAACTTCTTCCAGGTTTTGGGCGTCGAGCCGGAGTTGGGCCGTGCCTTCGCGCCGGACGAAGATACACGCGGCCCCGGTGTCGTCGTGATCGGCTACGGGCTGTGGCGTGATTTTTGGAGCGGCGATCGGGACGTGCTCGGTTCGACGGTGCGCGTGAATGGCGTGCCGCTCACCGTGATCGGCATAGCGCCCCGTGGCTTCGATTATCCGAGCCGTACCAGCATGTGGGCGGCTGTACCCAAGGGGCTGCCGCGAGGCTATGGCGTGTGGGACTCGGACATCGTCGGCCGCGTGAAGCCGGGCATTCCCATGCCGCAGGCGAAGGCGATGTTCACCACAGAGCTTCGTCGTGTATATCCTCAGAGAAACATCGAATTCATGATGCGAAATGCCCGGTTCATGCCGCTCCGGGATGAACTGGCCGGACCGGTAAGCCGTGCCTCAGCCGTGCTGTTTGCTGCGGTACTGCTTGTGCTCTGTATTGCCTGCGCAAACGTCGCGCAATTGCTGCTTTCCCGCACTAACGAGCGCCGTCTGGAAATGAGCATCCGCGCTGCGCTTGGGGCGAGCCGTTCCCGGCTCCTCCAGCAGTTGATTACGGAAGCTACCGTTCTGACGCTTCTCGGCACGATCCTCGGATTGCCGGTGGCCTGGTGGGCGTCGGCTTTGGCCACCCGCTTCGAACCCGCTCCGCTGGCCGCGCAGTCATATGTTGTGCTCGACTGGCGCGTGCTGGCGTTCATGGCGGCAGCGACCGTGGGCACTGGTGTGATTTTTGGGTTGCTTCCCGCGCTGACAATCCGTCGCATGCAACCTGTGGATGAGATTATCCGCAGCCAGCCTGGCGTGGCCGGCTCGGGCCCAGGCAAGGTGCGCACCTCACTGGTGGCATTGCAGGCGGCGCTGACAGTAGCCCTGCTCGCCGGGTGCATCATGATGGGCCGCAGCTTCCTGAAGCTGCTCGGTGCCGATCTTGGATACCAAACCACTCAGGTTGTGACCATGCGAGCTTCTGTGGCGGGGATCTACGATAAGAACCGCGAGCTTCAGTTCTACAGCGCCGCTTTGGAGCGCCTCAGGGCGACGCCGGGCGTCGAATCGGCCGGAGCAGTCAGGTACCTGCCGCTCATAGACAGTGATTGGAGATTGCTCAACACTAACATGTCGAGCGAGTCCGGCGCCATGGTGTCCGGTCACGTCGTGGGCAATACGGTCACTTCCGGATATTTCGGAGCCATGGGAATACACTTCGTCGCCGGCCGCGACTTTACAGCCGCGGAATATGCTGCAAGGGATCATGTCGTCATTGTGGACGAGTCCTTTGCGCAGCGAAGCGGTCTTGGCACCCGAATTGTCGGGACCAGGGGTTATCTGGGAAAAGTCCCGTACACCATTGTCGGAGTGGTACGCGATATCTGGTTGGGCGGTCCGGCATCGAAGCAGAACATGCTGATCTACCAACCCCTGGAAGAAAAGTCCGCTCCCGGGTATTTGACGTTTGTCGCGCGGGTTCGCGGGCGGGCCGATGCGTATCTGCAGGCGTGCCGGACAGCTGTGCAGGGCGTTGATCCTCGCATCCCTATCTATGACGCGGCAACCCTGGACCAACGCCTGAGCGGCAACCTGTTGCGACCGCGCTTCTACACGACCGCCATACTGTTTTTAGGCGTATTTGCGATGGTGTTGGCGGCGATCGGCATCTACGGCGTGGCCTCTTACTCGGTAACTCAGCGGACGCACGAGATTGGCGTTCGCATTGCCATTGGTGCAGCGCCCGGAAAAATTCGCGCTGCTATCGTGCGACAAGGCATGGTTCCGGTGATCGCGGGGATGTGCGCGGGTGTCGCAGGTGCAATCGTTTCCGGAAAATTCTTGACGAGCCTGATGTCGTCCTCGGAACCCCTCCGCATGCAAACGTGCATCCTCGGGGTCCTGCTGCTCACGCTGACGGCCTTGGCAGCGATCTGGTTCGCAACGTCGCGGGTAATCCGGATCGATCCCATGGCCGCGCTCAAGTCGGAGTGA
- a CDS encoding helix-turn-helix transcriptional regulator, producing MKTLNRLEVFLPLKLHLYYMLLSLSQGERHGYALKREILQRTGGKMNLGSGVLYGSINTMLERGWIEESEERPDPHLDDARRRYYRITSLGLQVLKAEAARMRELVRLADERGCLPELAR from the coding sequence ATGAAGACACTGAATCGATTGGAAGTCTTCCTTCCCCTGAAGTTGCATCTCTATTACATGCTGCTGTCTCTGAGCCAGGGAGAGCGGCACGGGTATGCTTTGAAGCGCGAGATCCTGCAGCGCACAGGCGGGAAAATGAACCTCGGCTCGGGCGTGCTCTATGGCTCGATCAACACGATGCTCGAACGGGGCTGGATCGAAGAATCCGAAGAACGGCCCGATCCGCACCTGGACGACGCTCGCCGCCGGTATTACCGCATTACGTCGCTGGGACTACAGGTGCTTAAGGCGGAGGCCGCCCGCATGCGAGAGCTGGTGCGCCTGGCCGATGAGAGAGGCTGCCTTCCGGAATTGGCGAGGTGA
- a CDS encoding ABC transporter permease has product MRFEQWFYTVPLRLRSLFRRRRVEEDLDAELQYHLGMKIDQYLAKGMSPTEARRSAMIDMGGIELRKEECRDMRRVGLVEDLLQDFRYGFRILRKNPGFTAAAVLTLSFGIGANTAIFSVVNGVLWHSLPFKDPQRLVQVFETTRESSMTYADPADFDEWRSSSHSFDGMAAVRNSKVNLTGGAPEKVGSMSVTADFFSLVGTHAAVGRLFSEEYKSAESYLVVISHDLWQRRLGGDPSAIGQSLALDGKSYSIIGILPREFTIGDALRGPIDCWFRQDPRADQTRSGHTLIVIARLRQNIVIERAQAEMDLIAQRLQREFPKTNAGCGIKLVSLYEVVVGDVHKQVLVLAGAVALVLLIACANVASLLIARGANRSRELAVRSSLGAVRARLVRQLLTESILLAFFGGLLGLVLASWGLKALIGLSPQNLPGLDAIGIDWTVFVFLVAASLITGLVCGIVPAFQGSRADLVPGLKETRSPGTRRRRFSRLLVVVEISLSLVLLVAAGLLINSFIRLHGVPSGFDPGNVLTLRVSPSGSKYLKGKVYDSNLIQQTYLQLLEKLEQLPGADTAAIGSIPFSGGMPVRIYVEAREAPVELNIHPVSPDYFRVLRIQQIAGRTFTNQDVPSTYPAVAIINRATAQSIWPGQSPIGKKISFSRPKNPAEMQWTTIVGVVDDVRHRGLEGPVEESIYTLFPQFRGAIGGGLLIRTSGNPSDLIAGVKQTVWSIDKEQPITRIETLEQSLARSDMPRRFNLLLISIFAVAAVALAAIGIYGVMAYSVSSRTNEIGIRLALGAAMPNVVGLFLRQSLSLIFVGEGIGVAGALILNRMMSKMVFGVTTTDPATYISACTLWALVGMVATYLPAHRAARVDAMTALRCE; this is encoded by the coding sequence ATGCGCTTCGAGCAATGGTTCTACACTGTGCCGTTGCGCCTGCGCTCGCTCTTCCGCCGGCGACGAGTCGAGGAGGATCTCGACGCGGAGCTCCAGTATCACCTGGGAATGAAGATTGATCAGTACCTGGCCAAGGGCATGTCTCCTACGGAAGCTCGCCGCAGTGCCATGATCGACATGGGCGGTATTGAACTGCGCAAGGAAGAATGCCGGGACATGCGCCGTGTCGGCCTTGTCGAGGATTTGCTCCAAGACTTCAGATACGGCTTCCGGATTCTACGCAAGAATCCGGGCTTCACGGCGGCGGCAGTCCTCACATTGTCTTTCGGCATCGGCGCCAATACTGCGATCTTCAGCGTTGTCAATGGCGTTCTGTGGCACTCGCTTCCCTTTAAAGATCCGCAACGTCTTGTCCAGGTATTTGAAACCACTAGAGAATCGAGCATGACGTATGCGGATCCCGCCGACTTTGACGAATGGAGATCCTCGTCCCATTCCTTTGACGGCATGGCCGCGGTAAGGAACTCCAAGGTCAATCTCACTGGAGGCGCTCCGGAAAAAGTCGGCTCCATGTCGGTCACTGCGGACTTTTTCTCACTTGTGGGAACACATGCTGCCGTGGGGCGGCTGTTTTCTGAGGAATATAAATCCGCGGAGAGTTATTTGGTGGTTATCAGTCATGACCTCTGGCAGCGCCGTTTAGGAGGTGATCCAAGTGCAATCGGACAATCCCTTGCTTTGGATGGCAAGAGCTACAGCATTATCGGGATTTTGCCGCGCGAATTTACGATTGGTGATGCGTTACGAGGTCCGATCGATTGCTGGTTCCGGCAAGACCCAAGAGCCGATCAAACCAGATCGGGTCACACGCTGATCGTCATAGCGCGGCTTCGACAGAATATAGTAATCGAACGGGCACAGGCTGAGATGGATCTGATAGCCCAGCGGCTCCAAAGAGAGTTTCCCAAAACTAATGCAGGCTGCGGCATCAAACTGGTTTCCCTCTATGAAGTTGTGGTTGGCGACGTACACAAACAGGTCCTCGTCCTGGCGGGGGCGGTGGCTTTAGTGTTGTTGATCGCCTGTGCTAATGTCGCGAGCCTATTGATTGCACGCGGTGCCAACCGCTCGCGAGAATTGGCGGTGCGATCCTCATTGGGAGCGGTGAGAGCGCGGCTGGTCCGACAGCTCTTGACAGAGAGTATCTTATTGGCGTTCTTTGGCGGCTTGCTGGGACTGGTCCTTGCCTCGTGGGGTCTGAAGGCTTTGATTGGGCTGAGCCCCCAAAACCTGCCGGGATTGGACGCCATTGGCATTGACTGGACGGTTTTCGTTTTTCTGGTAGCCGCCTCCCTGATCACGGGACTCGTCTGCGGCATCGTACCCGCATTCCAAGGGTCAAGGGCCGATTTGGTGCCAGGTTTGAAAGAGACCAGATCTCCGGGAACTCGGCGGCGCCGCTTCAGTCGGTTGCTGGTAGTGGTAGAGATCTCTCTGTCGCTGGTGCTGCTCGTTGCCGCCGGCCTGCTGATCAATAGCTTCATCCGATTGCATGGAGTCCCATCCGGGTTCGATCCCGGGAACGTGCTCACTTTGCGTGTTTCCCCGAGCGGCAGCAAATACCTGAAAGGGAAAGTATATGACTCAAACCTCATACAGCAAACCTATCTGCAGCTCCTGGAAAAGTTAGAACAGTTGCCGGGTGCGGACACCGCAGCCATTGGTTCCATTCCCTTTTCGGGAGGCATGCCTGTCAGGATATATGTGGAGGCCAGGGAAGCACCTGTCGAGCTCAACATTCATCCAGTCAGCCCAGATTATTTTCGCGTGCTTCGCATTCAGCAGATCGCGGGACGCACGTTTACGAACCAGGACGTTCCCAGCACATATCCCGCGGTTGCCATCATTAACAGGGCAACGGCACAAAGCATTTGGCCCGGTCAAAGCCCGATTGGCAAGAAGATCTCCTTCTCGCGGCCAAAGAACCCAGCAGAAATGCAATGGACGACCATTGTTGGTGTCGTAGATGATGTCAGGCACCGTGGGCTGGAAGGTCCGGTGGAAGAGAGCATATACACCCTCTTCCCGCAGTTTCGGGGAGCAATCGGCGGTGGCCTTCTCATACGCACCAGCGGGAACCCGTCGGATTTAATCGCAGGTGTTAAGCAAACCGTGTGGTCGATCGACAAGGAACAGCCCATTACACGCATTGAGACCCTTGAACAGAGCCTGGCCCGCTCCGACATGCCCCGAAGATTCAATCTGCTCCTAATCAGCATCTTCGCGGTCGCCGCTGTCGCTCTGGCGGCAATTGGGATCTACGGCGTCATGGCGTATTCCGTCAGCTCGCGTACAAATGAGATAGGCATCCGTTTGGCACTGGGCGCGGCAATGCCGAATGTCGTAGGGTTATTCCTCCGACAAAGTCTCTCGTTGATTTTCGTCGGCGAAGGCATCGGGGTCGCCGGCGCACTGATACTGAACAGGATGATGTCGAAGATGGTGTTTGGTGTCACCACTACCGATCCGGCTACCTACATTAGCGCATGCACGCTCTGGGCGTTGGTGGGCATGGTTGCCACGTACCTGCCTGCACACCGGGCAGCCAGAGTCGATGCCATGACCGCTCTCCGATGTGAGTAA